A genomic region of Alicyclobacillus sp. SO9 contains the following coding sequences:
- the thrC gene encoding threonine synthase: protein MTVASSNPKNAWPGLLHKYAEWLPINESTPRLTLCEGNTPLIPSEVIGPQVGARLYFKFEGANPTGSFKDRGMVLAVAKAVEEGSKAVICASTGNTSASAAAYAVRAGVKAVVIIPEGKIALGKLAQAKMYGAEIVSIRGNFDEALEMVRSLSELLPLTVVNSINPYRLQGQQTAAFEVCDALGHAPDKLCIPVGNAGNISAYWMGFSHYHESGKTDSRPRMFGFEAEGAAALVYGHKIDNPETFATAIRIGNPASGDLALAAAKESKGEIQAVSDEQLAEAYTLLAQEGIFAEPGSAASVAGLLQLSRQGKVVEGEEIVCVLTGNGLKDPDSAIRLSRGNPHSVDADTEEVRQLLEQWL, encoded by the coding sequence ATGACCGTTGCTTCGTCCAATCCGAAAAATGCCTGGCCGGGTTTACTCCACAAATATGCAGAGTGGTTGCCAATTAACGAAAGTACTCCAAGGCTTACGCTTTGTGAGGGAAATACACCGCTGATACCGTCAGAGGTAATCGGCCCCCAAGTTGGGGCCCGTCTGTACTTTAAGTTTGAAGGGGCAAACCCAACGGGATCATTCAAGGACAGAGGCATGGTTCTTGCTGTAGCCAAGGCCGTCGAGGAAGGGAGCAAAGCCGTTATCTGCGCCTCGACAGGTAATACGTCTGCTTCTGCAGCAGCATACGCAGTGAGAGCAGGCGTCAAGGCCGTCGTTATTATTCCAGAAGGCAAAATCGCATTGGGTAAGCTCGCTCAAGCAAAAATGTACGGTGCAGAAATTGTGTCTATTCGAGGCAATTTTGACGAGGCACTCGAAATGGTTAGAAGCTTGTCAGAGTTACTGCCGCTGACAGTGGTCAACTCAATCAACCCATACCGGCTCCAAGGACAGCAAACGGCCGCCTTTGAGGTCTGCGATGCACTGGGTCACGCACCTGACAAACTATGTATTCCTGTCGGGAACGCAGGGAATATCAGCGCTTACTGGATGGGATTCTCGCATTACCATGAATCCGGAAAAACTGACAGCCGGCCGCGAATGTTCGGCTTTGAAGCCGAAGGTGCAGCCGCGCTCGTCTACGGACACAAAATCGACAATCCGGAAACCTTCGCTACGGCTATTCGCATCGGAAACCCTGCGTCAGGTGACTTGGCCTTGGCCGCGGCAAAAGAGTCTAAAGGTGAAATCCAAGCCGTTTCCGACGAGCAGCTTGCAGAGGCCTACACACTGCTTGCACAGGAAGGGATCTTTGCCGAGCCCGGTTCGGCAGCGTCTGTAGCTGGACTCCTCCAATTGAGTCGGCAGGGCAAGGTTGTAGAAGGGGAGGAAATTGTCTGTGTGCTGACGGGAAACGGCCTGAAAGACCCTGATTCTGCCATCCGCTTAAGCCGCGGCAATCCACACAGCGTCGATGCGGACACTGAGGAAGTACGGCAGCTGCTGGAGCAGTGGCTATGA
- the thrB gene encoding homoserine kinase — translation MMPKFSVDIAATSANLGPGFDCMGLAINRYNRFTITPDEMFSINAKGPAAPAIPRTKDNLVVQGLELLLHHVGAVQTPRRWRIDIQADIPAGSGLGSSASAIAGGMLLGNEMVGYYEPRRQMSRWEVVQLATAMEGHPDNVTPALLGGAWLSVYEEHKLQSFALSLPENLVFAVGTPQIHVSTDESRKALSALVPRHDAIYNTAQAARLVLALERRDLSLLRDAFGDKIHEPYRTPSLPYYKEVVAAVLDAGAITVTLSGSGPTLLVWCDSSESAECAAEAMQQVWSEHSVAAVCNTALPDRTEPAVYRLDDSREADA, via the coding sequence ATGATGCCAAAGTTCAGCGTAGACATTGCTGCCACCAGTGCGAACTTGGGGCCGGGTTTTGACTGCATGGGCTTGGCCATCAATCGCTACAACCGCTTCACCATCACACCGGATGAAATGTTCTCCATCAATGCCAAAGGACCTGCGGCCCCTGCCATTCCAAGAACGAAAGATAACTTGGTGGTGCAGGGCCTCGAACTCCTGCTCCATCACGTTGGTGCCGTACAAACCCCAAGGCGATGGCGTATCGACATCCAGGCAGACATTCCCGCAGGCTCAGGGCTCGGGTCCAGTGCGTCAGCCATCGCGGGCGGAATGTTGTTGGGAAATGAAATGGTGGGATATTATGAGCCGCGCCGGCAGATGTCTCGCTGGGAAGTGGTTCAGCTTGCCACAGCAATGGAGGGGCACCCGGATAACGTCACGCCAGCGTTGCTTGGAGGGGCATGGTTAAGCGTATACGAGGAGCACAAGCTCCAATCCTTCGCACTGTCACTCCCAGAAAACCTTGTTTTTGCTGTCGGAACCCCACAAATCCATGTGTCGACAGACGAATCGCGCAAGGCCTTGTCGGCTTTAGTGCCGCGCCATGACGCTATCTATAATACTGCACAAGCTGCTCGACTCGTCTTAGCCCTGGAGCGACGCGACTTGTCTCTGCTTCGAGACGCTTTTGGCGATAAGATTCACGAGCCATACCGAACACCCTCGCTGCCCTATTATAAGGAAGTCGTTGCAGCCGTCCTTGATGCAGGAGCCATCACCGTTACGCTGAGCGGCTCAGGTCCCACGCTGCTGGTTTGGTGCGACAGCTCAGAGAGTGCAGAATGTGCTGCCGAGGCCATGCAGCAAGTGTGGTCAGAGCATAGTGTGGCTGCAGTCTGCAATACGGCCCTCCCGGACAGGACAGAGCCCGCAGTGTACCGATTAGATGATTCAAGGGAGGCAGATGCATGA
- a CDS encoding homoserine dehydrogenase, whose translation MNLAIGLLGCGTVGQGVVQLAQKRADMIRNLTGTRPVIRKVLVQNPNKKRAIEATTFTYTTRPEDILHDSDIRIVVEVMGGVEHTKDLILEALRSGKHVVTANKDLMAVHGPEILKTAEENNVEILYEASVGGAIPLIRPLKDSLTANEITGLKGIINGTTNYILTQMTQTGASFAEALKEAQDLGFAEADPTSDVDGLDAARKLTILASLAFYARVRLDEVEVQGIRSITARDVQYAAKLGTVIKLVAVGSDKSGHLSLSVRPALIPKQHPLSQVSGSFNALYVEADAAGDLMFYGRGAGSLPTASAVMGDVISLMKDIQIGVSGRSAHMYMPAKHIDVSSSTPMRHYIRLTVTDEPGVFARIASGFAQANVSMETVLQQLLEDATAEIVIVTHAVEHTALRKALQSLESLTSVQKIHNVLPVESNPV comes from the coding sequence ATGAATTTGGCAATTGGTTTGTTAGGATGCGGTACTGTTGGTCAGGGTGTGGTACAGTTGGCGCAAAAACGTGCAGATATGATTCGTAATTTAACAGGAACAAGACCTGTGATCCGCAAAGTCCTCGTACAAAACCCGAACAAAAAGCGAGCCATTGAAGCAACCACCTTCACGTACACGACAAGGCCCGAGGACATTCTGCATGACTCGGACATACGAATTGTCGTTGAAGTCATGGGTGGTGTAGAACATACAAAGGACCTTATTCTCGAAGCCTTGCGCTCTGGTAAACACGTAGTGACTGCCAACAAGGATTTGATGGCAGTACACGGCCCTGAGATTTTGAAAACAGCTGAAGAAAACAATGTTGAAATTCTATACGAGGCTTCTGTAGGCGGAGCTATTCCTTTAATTCGACCCTTAAAGGACTCATTGACTGCAAATGAAATTACTGGATTGAAAGGAATCATCAACGGTACGACCAACTATATTCTCACCCAAATGACGCAAACCGGAGCCAGTTTTGCAGAGGCGCTGAAGGAAGCGCAGGACCTTGGCTTTGCGGAAGCCGACCCGACTTCCGATGTGGACGGGCTTGACGCAGCACGAAAATTAACGATTTTGGCCTCGTTGGCGTTTTACGCAAGGGTTCGCCTGGACGAAGTCGAAGTGCAGGGAATTCGCTCTATTACTGCTCGGGATGTGCAGTACGCTGCAAAACTAGGCACTGTGATTAAGCTGGTCGCAGTCGGAAGCGACAAAAGTGGTCATTTGTCTCTGTCAGTCAGGCCCGCTCTCATCCCAAAGCAGCATCCATTGTCACAGGTATCGGGGTCATTTAACGCGCTCTATGTGGAGGCAGACGCAGCGGGAGACCTCATGTTTTACGGACGCGGTGCAGGGTCCCTGCCTACTGCGAGTGCAGTCATGGGCGATGTGATATCCCTTATGAAGGACATCCAAATTGGTGTGTCCGGCAGAAGCGCCCATATGTACATGCCAGCAAAGCATATAGATGTTTCTTCAAGTACGCCCATGCGGCACTACATCCGGCTGACAGTAACAGATGAGCCCGGCGTTTTTGCGCGAATCGCCTCTGGGTTTGCACAAGCGAACGTCAGTATGGAAACGGTACTTCAGCAGTTATTAGAAGATGCGACAGCCGAAATTGTGATTGTGACCCACGCTGTCGAGCACACAGCCCTGCGGAAAGCACTGCAATCGCTGGAGTCTTTGACCAGTGTCCAAAAGATTCACAATGTACTGCCCGTGGAATCTAATCCTGTGTAA
- the leuD gene encoding 3-isopropylmalate dehydratase small subunit yields the protein MEPFTQHKGTVAAFDRVNVDTDQIIPKQFLKRIERTGFGQFLFYDWRYDEKGNENPEFELNQPQFKGATILLAKDNFGCGSSREHAAWAIQDYGFHVVIAPSFADIFYNNCFKNGILPIQLPAEIVNSLFAKSAQGKYGLTVDLEKEQITDKDGLVSSFTVDPHRRSMMLKGLDDIGLTLQYDEAIKAYEQSKRASYQLLHS from the coding sequence GTGGAGCCGTTCACACAGCATAAGGGTACGGTCGCAGCATTTGACCGTGTGAATGTCGATACAGACCAGATTATTCCGAAGCAGTTCCTAAAACGCATTGAGCGCACTGGATTTGGTCAGTTTCTGTTTTACGATTGGCGCTATGACGAAAAAGGAAACGAGAATCCGGAATTTGAACTGAATCAGCCTCAATTCAAAGGGGCTACGATTCTGCTGGCGAAAGACAATTTCGGTTGCGGATCTTCACGGGAGCATGCAGCTTGGGCCATACAGGACTACGGTTTCCATGTGGTGATTGCGCCGTCGTTTGCGGACATTTTTTACAATAACTGTTTTAAGAATGGGATCTTACCGATTCAGTTGCCGGCGGAGATTGTTAATTCTCTGTTTGCAAAAAGTGCTCAGGGTAAATATGGGCTTACGGTGGATTTGGAGAAGGAGCAGATTACAGATAAGGATGGGCTTGTTTCGTCTTTTACGGTTGATCCTCATCGTCGCAGTATGATGCTCAAAGGCTTGGACGACATCGGACTCACACTTCAGTATGACGAAGCGATTAAGGCGTACGAACAGAGTAAGAGAGCTTCGTATCAACTGCTCCATTCGTAG
- the leuC gene encoding 3-isopropylmalate dehydratase large subunit, protein MGAKTLFDKIWEQHVVAEQNGQSLIYIDLQMVHEVTSPQAFEGLRLSHRTVRQPEQTFATMDHNVPTLDPKNVRDPIAKKQIETLVQNCEEFGIRLADLDSEDQGIVHVIGPELGLTLPGKTIVCGDSHTSTHGAFGAIAFGIGTSEVEHVLATQCLWQKRPKTMKVEFRGSLPFGVSSKDAILHVIGTYGVGFGTGYAVEFSGEAVAQMTMEQRMTMCNMAIEGGARAGLVQPDETTFEYVRDRRYAPKGEAFEECVAAWRALAADEDAVYDKTIVVDVSELEPQVTWGTNPGMCTGVKGTVPTLESLASETDKKAGQQAYAYMGIEPGMKMEDIDIQHVFIGSCTNGRIEDLRAAAKVLPGHKVKASVRALVVPGSKRVKEQAEAEGLDKIFTEAGFEWREPGCSMCLAMNPDMIPAGERCASTSNRNFEGRQGRGSRTHLVSPAMAAAAAVAGHFVDVRTWLNEVEGGDARGAVHTA, encoded by the coding sequence TTGGGAGCAAAAACACTGTTCGATAAGATTTGGGAACAGCATGTGGTTGCTGAACAAAACGGTCAATCACTCATCTATATAGACCTACAAATGGTACACGAAGTCACGTCACCGCAGGCCTTTGAGGGCCTTCGATTGTCCCATCGCACGGTCAGGCAGCCGGAACAGACTTTTGCCACAATGGACCACAATGTGCCTACATTGGATCCGAAAAACGTCCGCGATCCCATTGCTAAAAAGCAGATTGAAACCCTGGTGCAAAACTGTGAGGAATTCGGGATTCGCTTAGCGGATTTGGACAGCGAAGACCAGGGCATTGTACACGTCATTGGTCCAGAACTGGGCTTGACTTTGCCCGGGAAAACCATTGTCTGCGGGGATAGTCACACGTCAACACATGGGGCGTTCGGTGCGATTGCATTTGGCATCGGGACCAGCGAAGTAGAGCACGTACTGGCTACACAATGCCTTTGGCAGAAACGTCCAAAGACCATGAAAGTTGAGTTTAGAGGGAGTCTGCCTTTTGGGGTGAGTTCGAAAGACGCAATTCTGCACGTAATTGGTACATACGGTGTGGGCTTCGGCACGGGTTACGCTGTTGAGTTCTCCGGTGAAGCTGTGGCGCAGATGACGATGGAACAACGTATGACGATGTGCAACATGGCCATCGAAGGCGGAGCGAGAGCAGGACTGGTTCAGCCGGATGAGACGACTTTTGAATACGTTCGGGACCGCCGCTATGCACCAAAGGGAGAAGCCTTTGAGGAATGCGTGGCGGCTTGGAGGGCTCTGGCCGCAGATGAGGACGCAGTCTACGACAAGACCATTGTAGTCGATGTTTCAGAGCTGGAACCCCAAGTTACATGGGGAACCAATCCTGGGATGTGTACGGGTGTAAAGGGTACTGTGCCGACATTGGAAAGTCTGGCTTCAGAAACCGACAAAAAGGCGGGTCAGCAGGCTTATGCGTACATGGGCATTGAGCCCGGTATGAAGATGGAGGACATTGATATTCAGCATGTCTTTATCGGGTCGTGTACAAACGGCCGCATTGAGGACCTGCGCGCGGCCGCAAAGGTACTGCCGGGTCACAAGGTGAAAGCGTCTGTGCGGGCTTTGGTTGTACCGGGATCGAAGCGGGTCAAAGAACAGGCGGAAGCGGAAGGCCTCGATAAAATTTTCACGGAAGCAGGATTTGAGTGGCGCGAACCTGGTTGCAGCATGTGTCTGGCCATGAACCCAGATATGATTCCCGCGGGTGAGCGCTGTGCCTCCACAAGCAACCGGAACTTTGAAGGCCGGCAAGGTCGCGGTTCGCGGACACATCTTGTCAGCCCTGCAATGGCTGCAGCAGCGGCTGTAGCTGGTCACTTTGTAGATGTACGTACATGGTTGAATGAAGTTGAGGGAGGCGACGCGCGTGGAGCCGTTCACACAGCATAA
- the leuB gene encoding 3-isopropylmalate dehydrogenase, with the protein MNKRVAVLPGDGIGAEITIEAVELLETVGKQFGAEFEFNYGDIGGNAVDVHGTPLPDATVELCRASDAVLLGAVGGPKWDNEPRERRPETGLLGIRKALQVFANLRPIKVFPELSAASPLKPEVVDGVDFVIVRELTGGLYFGEPKERRNGPDGPEVVDTLRYSEKEIERILRVGFELAQKRGGRLTSVDKANVLESSRMWREIAQRLSSEYADVELSHLLVDNCAMQIVKSPGQFDVVVTENLFGDILSDESAVVTGSLGMLPSASLGANGVGLYEPVHGTAPDIAGKGLANPMATFLSTAMMLRHSFGMDEAADAVEQAVSDVITEGMRTADLAGPGESYLSTREISEQIKNNVKRREPIGSKNTVR; encoded by the coding sequence ATGAATAAAAGGGTTGCCGTACTGCCAGGTGACGGAATTGGTGCGGAAATCACAATTGAAGCAGTGGAATTGCTTGAAACAGTTGGGAAACAGTTTGGTGCCGAATTTGAGTTCAACTACGGGGATATTGGCGGCAACGCAGTGGACGTACACGGAACGCCCCTTCCGGACGCAACTGTTGAACTGTGCCGTGCCAGCGATGCGGTGCTATTAGGGGCTGTAGGCGGCCCCAAATGGGACAACGAGCCCAGGGAACGCCGTCCTGAAACTGGATTGCTCGGAATTCGAAAAGCGCTTCAAGTGTTTGCCAATCTGCGTCCCATCAAAGTTTTTCCTGAGCTGTCGGCAGCATCACCGCTGAAGCCGGAAGTTGTTGACGGCGTAGACTTCGTCATTGTCCGCGAATTGACCGGCGGCCTGTACTTTGGTGAACCCAAAGAGCGCCGCAACGGGCCCGATGGACCTGAAGTAGTGGACACACTGCGTTATTCGGAGAAAGAGATTGAGCGGATTCTTCGGGTCGGTTTTGAGTTAGCGCAGAAGCGGGGAGGACGATTAACGTCCGTTGACAAGGCCAACGTCCTTGAAAGCAGCCGCATGTGGCGTGAGATTGCACAGCGCCTGTCCTCTGAGTATGCCGATGTTGAATTATCTCACTTGTTGGTTGACAACTGTGCCATGCAGATAGTCAAGTCACCGGGGCAATTTGACGTAGTGGTGACCGAAAACCTGTTTGGCGACATTTTGAGTGATGAGTCGGCTGTTGTTACGGGATCGTTGGGGATGCTTCCGTCGGCTAGCCTGGGAGCGAATGGAGTAGGCCTCTATGAACCCGTGCACGGAACGGCGCCGGACATTGCAGGTAAGGGGCTGGCCAATCCAATGGCTACTTTTTTGTCCACTGCTATGATGCTTCGGCATTCCTTTGGCATGGATGAAGCGGCTGACGCAGTAGAACAGGCTGTATCGGATGTCATCACAGAGGGCATGCGAACGGCTGATTTGGCAGGTCCTGGGGAAAGCTATCTGTCCACACGAGAAATTAGCGAGCAAATCAAGAACAATGTGAAGAGGAGGGAGCCCATTGGGAGCAAAAACACTGTTCGATAA
- a CDS encoding NAD-dependent malic enzyme: protein MPTQNFGLSLIFRLELDHSKISFDKLAGLIAGWGGDVIALDMIRAGKNTSTRDVTINVPDRDHGVDMVTKLENYNGVRVINVSDRTFLVHLGGKIEVTPKTSVKNRDDLSRVYTPHVARVCEAIRDDQSKAHQLTIKRNTVAVVSDGTAVLGLKDIGPYAAMPVMEGKAMLFKHFANVDAFPICLDTKDPDEIVRTVKNIAPGFGGINLEDISSPRCFEIEDRLRKELDIPVFHDDQHGTAVVLLAGLINALRLVDKKMEDLKVVIMGIGAAGIACTKMLQAAGVKNILGVTRHGILHKDGTYENPMWTWEAQNTNPFGETGMLEDAMKGTDVFVGLSGPNVLKVDYVKTMARDPIVFAMANPTPEIQPEEAEPYVRVMATGRSDYPNQINNVLCFPGIFKGALAARAHTINEEMKLAAAQAIASVVTEDELSETYIIPSVFNSKVVEAVSHNVMQAAYDSGVARRDSHDFGSKDNF from the coding sequence TTGCCGACACAAAACTTTGGATTAAGTTTGATTTTTCGCTTGGAGCTGGATCATTCGAAAATCAGCTTCGACAAATTAGCAGGACTCATTGCGGGGTGGGGCGGCGATGTCATTGCACTGGATATGATACGTGCTGGGAAGAACACATCAACGCGCGATGTCACCATCAATGTACCTGACCGAGACCACGGAGTAGACATGGTGACGAAACTTGAAAACTACAACGGGGTTCGAGTCATTAACGTTTCCGACAGAACGTTTCTGGTGCACCTCGGCGGAAAAATTGAGGTGACGCCAAAGACCTCTGTCAAGAATCGAGACGACCTGTCGCGTGTTTACACGCCCCATGTAGCCCGGGTCTGCGAAGCCATCCGTGATGACCAGTCCAAGGCACATCAACTGACCATTAAGCGAAACACTGTTGCGGTGGTCTCGGACGGAACGGCTGTACTCGGTCTTAAGGACATTGGTCCCTACGCTGCGATGCCTGTAATGGAAGGCAAGGCAATGCTGTTTAAGCACTTCGCAAACGTCGACGCGTTTCCAATTTGTCTCGATACGAAAGACCCCGATGAGATTGTGCGAACAGTGAAGAACATTGCTCCTGGCTTTGGAGGCATCAATCTGGAAGACATCTCTTCTCCCCGATGCTTCGAAATTGAAGACCGTTTACGAAAGGAATTGGATATTCCTGTATTCCACGACGACCAACACGGTACAGCGGTCGTTCTCCTTGCAGGTTTAATCAACGCCCTTCGCTTAGTCGACAAAAAGATGGAGGACTTGAAGGTCGTTATTATGGGGATTGGTGCTGCCGGCATTGCTTGTACAAAGATGTTGCAGGCGGCGGGTGTGAAAAACATTCTCGGTGTGACGCGCCACGGAATTCTGCACAAGGACGGCACCTATGAAAATCCAATGTGGACGTGGGAAGCACAAAATACCAATCCGTTCGGTGAAACTGGGATGCTTGAAGATGCTATGAAGGGGACCGATGTGTTTGTGGGACTGTCGGGTCCCAACGTGCTAAAGGTCGATTATGTAAAAACGATGGCCCGCGATCCCATTGTGTTTGCCATGGCCAATCCAACGCCTGAAATCCAACCGGAAGAAGCGGAGCCTTATGTCCGCGTAATGGCGACAGGGCGTTCCGACTACCCGAACCAAATTAACAATGTCCTGTGTTTCCCTGGCATTTTCAAAGGCGCCTTAGCAGCCCGCGCACACACGATTAACGAAGAGATGAAATTGGCCGCGGCACAGGCCATTGCGTCGGTCGTAACGGAGGATGAACTGTCTGAGACCTACATCATCCCTTCTGTCTTTAACTCAAAAGTCGTCGAGGCCGTGTCGCACAATGTGATGCAGGCTGCATACGACAGCGGGGTTGCGAGACGGGATTCTCATGACTTTGGGTCGAAAGACAATTTTTAA
- a CDS encoding alkaline phosphatase family protein, producing MKSKLKTRKFMTSLLVLSTAAAVMGVGAMSPKNVFAESNTPAKSFFRNPHSKIKHVVYIIMDNVHQSDIQQMPDVMKFLHQGTLFTNDHTVLDSHTQDGMLSDMSGKYPSKTGVIDQGFFERTKSGLKYSSFAYWNSADADGYHHVTAAPNWTAFNQHGLNVGAVGAPDMELESTKEVTSKMMTASDQNKSDYLGVSVHHSNGTTTFGSPNLPYVYNAASWSQSNKTLGAFPGWSDKTNLSWSLQATYEMQTHGVPVTFTYLHDAHQVNGKQALPGTYKATLKNYDNALKQFFTKMNQAGLNRTNTLFVMTTDEGDHLMPKGELTTNLTAWLANNSLNQQSASSITVYGDSGALVYLKNKSELPKTLASLTAVPGWNYVADPTELQALHMSVSAAPDRNPSFVLFSKPNVYYGYKGPKTWSYNSNYLWNHGTVSPDILHIWAGMVGPGIKAEHTSNQWIDHTDIMPTIFSLLGYNLSKQSFDGVPAVSGLTPQNRPRFGYWGIQRAETVFKQLNAPVGTFGLDTLKLSTDASVNATNSTGKQLNQEIQNLTNVRNRAASKLQADILSAFQGRPVSYRQLAADTEAAQKILKTVAKDTQSQ from the coding sequence GTGAAATCGAAGCTCAAAACCCGTAAGTTCATGACCTCATTGTTGGTGTTATCCACAGCTGCAGCTGTCATGGGTGTTGGTGCCATGTCACCGAAAAATGTCTTTGCAGAGTCAAATACACCTGCCAAAAGCTTTTTCAGGAATCCCCATTCCAAAATCAAACATGTCGTATACATTATTATGGATAACGTCCATCAGAGTGATATCCAACAAATGCCGGACGTCATGAAATTTCTTCACCAAGGCACTCTGTTCACCAATGACCATACAGTTCTGGATTCTCATACCCAGGATGGAATGCTGTCTGATATGTCAGGCAAATACCCCAGTAAAACCGGTGTCATTGACCAAGGTTTTTTTGAAAGAACTAAGTCCGGGCTAAAATATAGCAGTTTCGCATATTGGAACAGTGCTGATGCGGATGGGTACCATCATGTCACGGCCGCACCAAACTGGACTGCATTTAACCAACACGGGTTGAATGTGGGGGCTGTCGGTGCACCGGACATGGAACTGGAAAGCACCAAAGAAGTGACTTCAAAGATGATGACCGCCTCTGACCAAAACAAGAGTGATTACTTGGGTGTCTCCGTACACCATTCCAACGGAACTACAACCTTCGGGTCCCCCAATCTGCCTTATGTATATAACGCTGCTTCTTGGTCTCAATCAAACAAGACGTTAGGGGCTTTTCCCGGCTGGAGTGACAAGACAAACTTGAGTTGGTCCCTGCAAGCGACGTACGAGATGCAAACGCACGGCGTACCCGTTACATTCACATATCTGCATGACGCGCATCAAGTCAATGGAAAGCAGGCGCTTCCTGGAACGTACAAAGCCACTTTAAAGAACTACGATAACGCACTAAAACAATTCTTCACGAAAATGAATCAAGCGGGACTCAATCGGACGAACACCCTGTTTGTGATGACCACAGATGAAGGCGATCATCTGATGCCAAAAGGTGAACTTACAACGAACTTGACCGCGTGGTTGGCAAACAACTCCTTAAACCAGCAGAGTGCGAGTAGTATTACGGTTTACGGGGACAGCGGAGCATTGGTTTATTTAAAGAATAAGAGTGAGTTACCAAAGACCTTGGCTTCTCTCACAGCAGTTCCTGGTTGGAACTATGTTGCCGACCCGACGGAACTGCAGGCGTTGCACATGAGCGTCTCGGCTGCACCGGACCGTAACCCTTCCTTTGTCTTATTCAGCAAACCGAACGTCTACTATGGCTACAAAGGACCAAAGACGTGGAGCTATAACTCCAATTATCTCTGGAATCACGGCACTGTCAGCCCTGACATTCTCCACATTTGGGCGGGCATGGTGGGACCTGGCATAAAAGCGGAGCACACCTCCAACCAATGGATTGACCACACCGACATCATGCCAACCATCTTTAGCCTGCTTGGATACAATCTTAGCAAACAGTCCTTTGACGGGGTACCGGCAGTCAGCGGTTTAACACCGCAAAACAGACCAAGATTTGGATACTGGGGAATTCAACGAGCAGAGACCGTGTTTAAGCAGCTAAATGCTCCAGTCGGAACATTTGGACTAGATACGCTGAAACTGTCGACGGACGCTTCCGTGAATGCCACCAACTCCACTGGAAAGCAACTCAACCAAGAGATTCAAAACCTCACAAACGTGCGTAATCGAGCTGCTTCCAAACTACAGGCGGACATCCTCTCCGCGTTCCAAGGACGCCCAGTGTCGTACCGGCAATTGGCTGCTGACACAGAGGCTGCGCAAAAGATTTTGAAGACGGTAGCGAAAGATACCCAGAGTCAATAG